The Acidobacteriota bacterium genome contains a region encoding:
- a CDS encoding aminotransferase class I/II-fold pyridoxal phosphate-dependent enzyme yields MQASQPGSQLTSLAERLKGSAILGIAAEIRELMAQGEPILNLTVGDFHPAQFRIPRGLEDNIVEALRAGEANYPPPIGMEVLRRAICGLYKPRGGREVTLDNVVIAAGARPVIYAAYAALVEAGDRVVFGVPGWNNEYYCDMVGAEQIRVACPKEAGFLPTAKALQPHLRGARLLALNSPLNPAGSSLSAEELAAICDAVLEENTRRPAGERPLYMLYDQVYWMLTTPGTVHSDPVLLRPAIAPYLVTIDAISKCFAATGLRVGWAIAPPAIAKAINKINGHVGAWAPRPEQIATAKFLNDAAAVDAYIAGMRREAAARLEVVHKGMQALRAKGLPVDSLKPQGAIYASVRFALHGLRTPQGQRLQTDDDIRRYLLQAAHVGMVPFAAFGAAEGEGWFRISIGVASMADLEQLMPRLETAVAAVAAPQPAAVR; encoded by the coding sequence ATGCAGGCCAGCCAACCGGGTTCCCAACTGACGTCTCTTGCCGAACGTTTAAAAGGCTCCGCCATTCTGGGCATCGCGGCCGAAATCCGTGAGCTCATGGCCCAGGGCGAGCCGATTCTGAACCTTACGGTGGGTGATTTCCATCCGGCGCAGTTTCGCATTCCGCGCGGCCTCGAAGACAACATCGTCGAGGCGTTGCGGGCGGGTGAGGCGAACTACCCGCCGCCCATAGGCATGGAAGTTCTGCGGCGCGCCATTTGCGGCCTGTACAAGCCACGCGGCGGCCGCGAGGTGACGCTCGACAACGTTGTGATTGCGGCAGGTGCGCGTCCGGTCATTTACGCGGCCTACGCGGCGCTGGTCGAAGCCGGCGACCGCGTCGTCTTTGGCGTACCGGGCTGGAACAACGAATACTACTGCGACATGGTGGGGGCGGAGCAAATTCGCGTCGCCTGTCCCAAAGAAGCCGGCTTTCTGCCCACCGCCAAGGCCCTCCAGCCGCATTTGCGCGGCGCGCGCCTGCTGGCGCTGAACTCGCCGCTCAACCCCGCCGGTTCATCGCTTTCCGCCGAAGAGCTCGCTGCCATCTGCGACGCGGTGCTGGAAGAAAACACCCGCCGCCCGGCCGGCGAGCGGCCGCTGTACATGCTTTACGACCAGGTCTACTGGATGCTCACAACGCCGGGTACGGTGCATTCCGATCCGGTGCTGCTGCGCCCCGCCATCGCTCCCTATCTGGTCACCATTGACGCCATCTCGAAATGCTTCGCTGCCACCGGCCTGCGTGTGGGCTGGGCGATTGCGCCGCCTGCCATCGCCAAGGCGATCAACAAAATCAACGGCCACGTCGGTGCCTGGGCGCCGCGTCCGGAACAGATCGCGACCGCCAAATTCCTGAACGACGCGGCCGCGGTGGACGCCTACATTGCCGGCATGCGCCGCGAAGCCGCCGCCCGCCTCGAGGTCGTTCACAAGGGCATGCAGGCGTTGCGCGCCAAAGGGCTTCCGGTCGATAGTCTCAAGCCGCAGGGCGCGATTTACGCCAGCGTCCGCTTCGCCCTGCATGGGCTGCGCACGCCCCAAGGTCAACGGCTGCAGACCGATGACGACATCCGCCGCTACCTGCTGCAGGCCGCCCACGTCGGCATGGTCCCGTTTGCCGCCTTCGGCGCCGCCGAAGGGGAAGGCTGGTTCCGGATTTCGATCGGCGTCGCCTCCATGGCCGATCTGGAGCAGCTCATGCCGCGGCTGGAGACCGCAGTAGCGGCGGTTGCGGCGCCGCAACCGGCAGCGGTGCGCTAA
- a CDS encoding ArsR family transcriptional regulator — protein sequence MSEAERTGAGRYAYAGLDRVLHERARLGIVTSLAAHPRGLTFNDLKVLCDLSDGNLSRHLAVLQETGLVQITKGVHRQRPRTLCRLTAAGRERFAQYLNELEQVVADAAEVRRFAGRLATEGSR from the coding sequence TTGAGCGAAGCCGAACGCACCGGCGCCGGCCGCTACGCCTACGCGGGTCTTGACCGCGTGCTGCATGAGCGCGCGCGCCTCGGTATCGTCACCTCGCTCGCCGCCCATCCGCGCGGCCTCACCTTTAACGATCTCAAAGTGCTCTGCGATCTCAGCGACGGCAATCTCAGCCGCCATCTGGCGGTATTGCAGGAGACTGGCCTGGTGCAGATCACCAAAGGCGTCCATCGCCAGCGCCCACGGACACTCTGCCGCCTGACCGCCGCGGGACGCGAGCGCTTTGCGCAATATCTGAACGAACTCGAGCAGGTCGTAGCCGATGCCGCCGAGGTTCGCCGCTTCGCCGGCCGGCTTGCGACGGAGGGTTCAAGGTAA
- the uppS gene encoding di-trans,poly-cis-decaprenylcistransferase, with amino-acid sequence MQSLLHTAIIMDGNGRWAEARGWPRARGHAAGAEALRTIVEAAPGLGIGTLTVYAFSSDNWQRPPGEVQALMELFAAYLESEREPLRRAGVRCTAIGRRDRLPQSLVTALERMEVVTRACTKLWLRLAIDYSARGEIARASAAAATRWTAGLPPSVELMQRLTASALEREAGPVDLLIRTGGERRLSDFVLWEAAYAELLFLRVAWPDFRPAHLRRALRVFARRQRRFGALLPAAAGASA; translated from the coding sequence ATGCAAAGTTTATTGCACACCGCGATCATCATGGACGGCAACGGCCGTTGGGCGGAGGCGCGCGGCTGGCCACGCGCGCGCGGCCACGCCGCCGGCGCCGAAGCCCTGCGCACAATTGTCGAAGCCGCGCCCGGCCTGGGCATCGGCACGCTCACGGTCTATGCCTTCTCGTCGGACAACTGGCAGCGTCCGCCCGGCGAGGTGCAGGCGCTGATGGAGCTGTTTGCGGCTTACCTCGAAAGCGAGCGTGAACCGCTGCGCCGCGCGGGCGTGCGCTGCACCGCCATCGGCCGCCGCGACCGGCTGCCGCAGTCGCTGGTCACGGCGCTGGAGCGCATGGAAGTGGTCACGCGCGCCTGCACCAAACTTTGGCTGCGGCTGGCGATTGATTATTCCGCGCGGGGCGAAATCGCGCGCGCCTCGGCCGCTGCCGCTACCCGCTGGACGGCGGGATTGCCGCCCAGCGTCGAGCTGATGCAGCGGCTGACCGCCAGCGCCCTGGAGCGTGAAGCCGGGCCGGTGGATCTGCTTATCCGCACCGGCGGCGAGCGGCGTCTGTCGGATTTCGTGCTTTGGGAGGCCGCGTATGCGGAGCTGCTATTCCTGCGTGTCGCCTGGCCGGACTTCCGCCCCGCGCACCTGCGCCGCGCGCTGCGGGTCTTCGCCCGCCGGCAGCGCCGCTTCGGTGCTCTCCTGCCCGCCGCCGCCGGTGCCAGCGCTTAG
- a CDS encoding TonB-dependent receptor, translated as MAQSATGGLAGTVADATGARVPAAHIVLHASAVGLERRLQANARGEFRLSQLPPGAYELSVSAPGFATASANITVQVSTVRSVHVTLRPAAAHTTVNVSASASSITTASIDLTSAAHQGVVTAHDLATLPMAQRSFANIAYLVPGTEPVEPSDPTKARITAVSTGGSSGLNNSLTVDGAANSDDYIGGFLQNLPVDALQEFAFQSAGQNASVGGTTAGAVEITTKRGTDEWHGSAAVLERAAALNARFPIDNPAPNPKQPFSRQDYSASLGGPIARGKLWFFSALEYVPEQASIAYSPANQIQFQALAQLANDGLIPGVRSIPTPSSVSVPFHDFMADERLDWAQSSNSHWFLRLSADNYTTDNAFVQQGSLPSTGTTWHANYLNGVVSNTYTFSPNWVGSLAMAASYLHMTQLRNQHLGFALAFPFTSTSSTISGFETFGDNQFLTPITAFPVLRNQENYQFSYDMSHNRGAHATRFGVNFVHEPVLSGALSGTAETLTVFPMNPGAYVADPAQFAADLNCAPNASPGATCTATPAGNGSFSQNVQRLGLYGQDAWKLTPDLTLDYGLRYDTTFGLFLASGRTQADNPAYLTLKALQIPLVPGVPHDDHSHFAPRLGLIYAPGAQHRLVIRSGFGLYYDDLAQNGWVTAMQAVNSAPAPCVAASDPGCLPGAASGGSGALIDPNYKTPYALDATGGAAYALTPNWNLSADFTHEEGNHGYRAYNYNAGYTLFSPRFARTMAAQQANVPDITVFRSDNRSRYDALMLHLQGNLSRRLHFIANYTLSRANTWGCVLGELFDYVDGVCNPLNAFGPGDFGPSGEDVTHRLVLAGDTFAPGGFQLSALLQAESGRPLTLTTPVDVNGAGDAANDRAVINGVPTALDEFRGTPYIQLDLRLSRPFTLGERWHVYPSLDMFNVFNRNNPGSNYITNIAALPTPVNNLFNATALCQNAACTEAQPITSPKQLLAPAGALGDFFGPGTTVGIPFAAQLGLRISF; from the coding sequence ATGGCGCAGTCGGCGACCGGCGGCCTTGCGGGCACGGTCGCGGATGCCACCGGCGCGCGTGTTCCGGCCGCCCACATTGTGCTGCACGCCTCCGCCGTGGGCCTCGAGCGCCGGCTTCAGGCCAACGCTCGCGGGGAATTCCGCCTGAGTCAGCTTCCCCCGGGCGCCTATGAGCTGAGCGTGAGCGCGCCGGGTTTTGCCACCGCGAGCGCGAACATCACCGTGCAGGTGAGCACGGTCCGCAGTGTGCATGTCACGCTGCGCCCGGCGGCGGCGCATACCACGGTGAACGTGTCGGCTTCGGCGTCGTCGATCACCACGGCATCGATCGATCTGACCAGCGCCGCCCATCAGGGAGTGGTGACGGCACACGATCTCGCCACGCTGCCGATGGCGCAGCGCAGTTTCGCCAACATCGCCTATTTGGTGCCGGGCACCGAGCCGGTCGAACCTTCCGATCCGACCAAGGCGCGGATTACCGCGGTATCAACCGGCGGCAGCTCGGGACTGAACAACAGCCTGACGGTGGACGGCGCCGCTAACAGCGACGACTACATCGGAGGGTTTCTGCAGAACCTTCCGGTGGACGCCCTGCAGGAATTTGCCTTCCAGTCTGCGGGGCAGAACGCCTCGGTCGGCGGCACCACTGCCGGCGCAGTCGAGATCACCACCAAGCGCGGCACCGATGAGTGGCACGGCAGCGCGGCAGTTCTCGAACGTGCGGCGGCGTTGAACGCCCGCTTCCCCATCGACAATCCGGCGCCGAATCCCAAGCAGCCGTTCTCGCGCCAGGACTACAGCGCCTCGCTCGGTGGACCCATTGCGCGCGGCAAGCTTTGGTTCTTCAGCGCGCTGGAATATGTGCCCGAACAGGCCAGCATCGCCTATAGCCCCGCCAACCAGATTCAGTTCCAGGCGCTGGCGCAACTCGCCAACGACGGCCTGATTCCGGGCGTGCGCTCCATCCCCACGCCCTCGTCGGTCAGCGTGCCCTTTCATGACTTCATGGCAGATGAGCGGCTGGACTGGGCGCAGTCGTCCAATTCGCACTGGTTCTTGCGTCTTTCTGCCGACAACTACACCACCGATAATGCTTTTGTGCAGCAGGGCAGCCTGCCCTCAACCGGCACGACCTGGCATGCGAACTATCTCAACGGCGTGGTCAGCAATACCTACACCTTCTCACCCAACTGGGTCGGCAGCCTGGCGATGGCGGCCAGCTACCTGCACATGACACAGTTGCGGAACCAGCATCTGGGCTTCGCGCTGGCGTTTCCGTTCACCTCAACTTCCAGCACCATCTCCGGATTCGAAACCTTTGGCGACAATCAGTTTCTGACGCCGATCACCGCCTTTCCGGTGCTGCGGAATCAGGAAAACTACCAGTTCAGCTACGACATGAGCCACAACCGCGGCGCGCATGCGACCCGCTTCGGCGTGAACTTCGTGCACGAGCCGGTGCTCAGCGGGGCGCTGAGCGGCACCGCCGAAACCCTTACCGTTTTCCCCATGAACCCGGGCGCCTACGTGGCCGATCCGGCGCAGTTTGCCGCCGACCTTAACTGCGCCCCCAATGCCAGTCCAGGCGCGACCTGCACCGCGACCCCTGCGGGCAATGGAAGCTTCTCGCAAAACGTGCAGCGGTTGGGCCTGTACGGCCAGGACGCCTGGAAGCTGACGCCGGATTTAACGCTGGACTACGGCCTGCGGTACGACACCACCTTCGGCCTGTTTCTGGCGTCCGGCCGGACGCAAGCGGATAATCCCGCTTATCTGACGCTGAAGGCACTTCAGATCCCGTTGGTGCCGGGCGTTCCTCACGATGACCATAGCCACTTCGCGCCGCGGCTGGGGTTGATCTACGCGCCAGGGGCGCAGCACCGCCTGGTGATCCGCTCCGGCTTTGGACTTTACTACGATGACCTGGCGCAGAACGGCTGGGTCACAGCCATGCAGGCGGTGAATAGCGCGCCAGCGCCGTGTGTGGCGGCCTCCGATCCGGGGTGTCTGCCGGGAGCCGCCAGCGGCGGCAGCGGTGCGCTGATCGATCCCAACTACAAAACCCCGTATGCGCTCGATGCCACCGGCGGCGCAGCCTATGCCTTAACCCCCAACTGGAACCTGAGCGCCGACTTCACGCACGAAGAAGGCAACCACGGTTATCGCGCCTACAACTACAACGCCGGCTATACCCTGTTTTCGCCCCGGTTTGCCCGGACCATGGCGGCGCAGCAGGCGAACGTGCCCGACATCACCGTGTTCCGCTCCGACAACCGCTCGCGCTACGACGCGCTCATGCTGCACCTGCAAGGGAATCTGTCCCGGCGGCTCCACTTCATCGCCAACTACACCCTGTCGCGCGCGAACACCTGGGGCTGCGTGCTGGGCGAACTCTTCGACTACGTGGATGGCGTCTGCAATCCGCTCAACGCCTTCGGCCCGGGCGACTTTGGCCCCTCGGGCGAGGACGTAACCCACCGCCTGGTCCTGGCCGGCGACACCTTCGCGCCCGGCGGCTTCCAGCTTTCGGCACTGTTGCAAGCGGAGAGCGGCCGGCCCCTGACGCTGACCACGCCGGTGGACGTCAATGGCGCGGGCGACGCGGCCAACGACCGCGCCGTGATCAACGGCGTGCCCACCGCGCTCGATGAGTTCCGCGGCACGCCTTACATCCAGCTCGACCTGCGCCTGAGCCGGCCGTTCACTCTGGGCGAAAGGTGGCACGTCTATCCATCTCTGGATATGTTCAACGTGTTCAACCGCAATAACCCGGGCTCGAATTACATCACCAACATCGCGGCTCTGCCAACGCCGGTAAACAACCTGTTCAACGCGACCGCGCTGTGTCAGAACGCCGCCTGCACCGAGGCGCAACCCATCACTAGCCCGAAGCAGTTGCTGGCGCCGGCTGGCGCGCTGGGAGATTTCTTCGGTCCCGGAACGACGGTCGGGATTCCGTTTGCCGCGCAGCTTGGTTTGCGGATCAGCTTTTAG
- a CDS encoding phosphoribosyltransferase, producing MFRDRQDAGQQLARRLARFAQGPEGVVFAIPRGGVIVAGEVAKVLGWPLDVVILRKLGVPGHEELAFGAIAAAGSPVLDSEIMQKLGLSDAAVQRVIEMARAEVKRREQLYRQGRPARDIAGKPVIVVDDGIATGADMRAAIRVLRPRNPRQLVIAVPVAPPDACDAARFAADDMVCLSAPYDYYAVGQVYQDFRQITDEAVVQALAEADAAYAQNAARARAVTIRTGGVDLEGTLGLPAGARGLVLFAHGSGSSRHSPRNRRVAERLHGAGLGTLLFDLLSPEEEVLDHATAGFRFDIPLLAGRLRHATRWAAQQAELEQLDFGYFGASTGAAAALMAAAGEPRVTTIVSRGGRPDLAGPALGSVRAATLFIVGGRDTEGIALNQDALARCAAPVKKLVIVPSASHLFEESGALDEVARLAATWFTDHLSSHLRAA from the coding sequence GTGTTCCGCGATCGCCAGGATGCCGGCCAGCAGCTTGCGCGCCGGTTGGCCCGTTTTGCCCAGGGGCCGGAAGGCGTGGTGTTTGCCATTCCGCGTGGTGGCGTGATTGTGGCCGGCGAGGTAGCGAAGGTGCTGGGTTGGCCGCTCGACGTGGTGATTCTGCGCAAACTGGGTGTGCCCGGCCATGAGGAGCTGGCCTTTGGAGCCATTGCGGCCGCAGGCTCACCTGTGCTCGACAGCGAAATCATGCAGAAGCTCGGTCTCTCCGATGCTGCCGTGCAGCGAGTCATCGAGATGGCACGTGCGGAAGTGAAACGGCGCGAGCAGTTGTACCGGCAGGGCCGTCCAGCGCGCGACATTGCCGGCAAGCCCGTGATTGTGGTGGATGACGGTATCGCCACGGGGGCCGACATGCGCGCCGCCATTCGCGTGTTGCGGCCGCGCAACCCGCGGCAGCTTGTGATCGCGGTGCCGGTCGCGCCACCCGACGCCTGCGACGCGGCGCGCTTTGCTGCCGATGACATGGTTTGCCTTTCGGCGCCATACGATTACTATGCGGTTGGGCAGGTCTATCAGGATTTCCGCCAGATTACCGATGAGGCGGTGGTGCAGGCGCTGGCCGAAGCCGATGCCGCTTACGCGCAAAATGCGGCGCGGGCGCGGGCAGTCACGATTCGCACTGGAGGCGTCGATCTGGAGGGCACGCTGGGGCTGCCCGCGGGCGCACGGGGCCTGGTGCTGTTCGCGCACGGCAGCGGCAGCAGCCGCCACAGTCCGCGCAACCGCCGCGTGGCGGAGCGGCTGCACGGAGCCGGGCTGGGCACGCTATTGTTTGACCTGCTCTCGCCCGAAGAAGAAGTGCTCGACCATGCGACCGCGGGCTTCCGCTTTGATATACCGCTGCTCGCCGGTAGGCTCCGCCACGCCACACGATGGGCGGCGCAGCAGGCCGAACTCGAGCAGCTCGACTTTGGCTACTTCGGCGCCAGCACCGGTGCCGCGGCCGCGCTGATGGCGGCCGCCGGTGAGCCCCGCGTCACCACCATCGTCTCGCGCGGCGGACGCCCCGATCTGGCCGGTCCGGCGCTGGGCTCGGTCCGTGCTGCTACGCTGTTCATCGTCGGCGGCCGCGACACCGAGGGCATCGCTCTCAATCAGGACGCGCTTGCCCGCTGCGCCGCGCCCGTCAAGAAGCTGGTCATCGTTCCCAGCGCCTCGCACCTGTTCGAAGAATCCGGCGCCCTCGACGAAGTCGCCCGCCTCGCCGCCACCTGGTTTACCGACCACCTCAGCTCACATCTCCGTGCCGCCTGA
- a CDS encoding zinc ribbon domain-containing protein has product MPIFEYRCQQCGQQFERLSWGGEQTPTCGCGSQKVERVWYSRVAVSTSGRASEPAFADGCCGGGDEGGCCGGGACGTDFDA; this is encoded by the coding sequence ATGCCGATCTTTGAATATCGTTGCCAGCAGTGCGGCCAGCAATTCGAACGTCTGAGCTGGGGCGGCGAGCAGACGCCGACCTGCGGCTGCGGCTCGCAAAAAGTCGAACGCGTCTGGTATTCGCGGGTCGCCGTCTCGACCAGCGGTCGCGCCAGCGAGCCCGCGTTTGCAGACGGATGTTGCGGCGGCGGTGACGAGGGCGGCTGTTGTGGCGGTGGCGCCTGCGGCACCGACTTCGACGCCTGA